One genomic segment of Prosthecobacter fusiformis includes these proteins:
- a CDS encoding glycosyltransferase family 2 protein — protein MKAPATMPSSPAISVVVPLYNEEDNVVELQAQIATALTGLDYELVLVDDGSTDATVSRVQRDERVRVLEFAHNAGQSAAMHAGIHQSLGEIIVTLDGDLQNDPADIPAMVAKLQEGFDLVCGYRAKRKDTPFKRLQSRIANGVRSRFIGDHVRDTGCTLKVMRRECREALLLFNGMHRFIPALIRNMDFRVTEMPVNHRPRVHGVSKYGFGNRAWRATCDMFGVRWLNSRRTRYRLKN, from the coding sequence ATGAAGGCTCCCGCCACCATGCCTTCGTCACCAGCCATCTCCGTCGTCGTTCCGCTCTATAACGAGGAGGATAACGTCGTCGAACTGCAAGCCCAGATCGCGACCGCCCTGACCGGCCTGGATTATGAACTGGTGCTGGTGGATGATGGCAGCACCGATGCAACCGTGAGCCGTGTCCAGCGTGATGAGCGGGTGCGAGTGCTCGAATTTGCCCACAATGCAGGTCAGAGTGCAGCCATGCACGCTGGCATTCACCAATCTCTTGGCGAAATCATCGTCACCCTGGATGGCGACTTGCAGAATGATCCAGCGGACATTCCGGCCATGGTCGCCAAGCTCCAAGAAGGATTCGACCTTGTCTGTGGTTACCGTGCCAAGCGCAAAGACACACCGTTCAAACGCCTGCAAAGCCGCATCGCCAATGGCGTACGCTCACGTTTCATTGGGGATCATGTTCGCGATACAGGCTGCACCCTCAAAGTGATGCGTCGTGAATGCCGTGAGGCCTTGCTGCTGTTCAATGGCATGCACCGCTTCATCCCAGCCCTGATCCGCAACATGGATTTCCGGGTCACGGAGATGCCAGTCAACCATCGCCCCCGGGTGCATGGCGTCAGCAAATACGGGTTCGGCAACCGCGCCTGGCGGGCCACTTGCGACATGTTTGGCGTGCGCTGGCTGAACAGCCGTCGGACGCGTTACCGTTTAAAGAATTAA
- a CDS encoding polysaccharide deacetylase family protein, which yields MYLSIWLGILMGSAGCSSTDKKKEDLAEVRKATLMEADPVILDNPLSKRLNNPSTMPTVPPAGAKISYSQVNITEKVVAMTFDDGPHPSLTPKLLDILKARNIKCTFFVIGKQTKMYPNIIRRMIAEGHEIANHTWTHASLTSRSDEQIRSELQQSEDALVEVANYRPHLIRPPYGAINARIKQLMFSEFGYSTIMWSVDPQDWRRPGVSVVTSRLVNGAHPGAIMLAHDIHPPTIEAMPAMFDQLLAKGYQFVTVSQLLNMEKANMPVGMVIRPAMAVDDADPAPLPQ from the coding sequence ATGTATCTCAGTATTTGGCTCGGCATCCTCATGGGCAGCGCTGGCTGCAGTTCTACGGACAAGAAAAAGGAGGACTTGGCAGAGGTGCGTAAAGCCACTTTGATGGAAGCTGATCCCGTCATTTTGGACAATCCGCTGTCTAAGCGCCTGAACAATCCTTCGACGATGCCCACGGTACCGCCAGCAGGGGCAAAGATCAGTTATTCCCAGGTGAACATCACCGAAAAAGTGGTGGCAATGACCTTTGATGACGGCCCGCACCCCAGCCTGACGCCAAAGCTGCTGGACATCCTGAAGGCACGAAACATCAAGTGTACGTTTTTTGTGATCGGCAAGCAGACAAAGATGTATCCAAACATCATCCGTCGCATGATCGCGGAAGGGCATGAAATCGCCAACCATACCTGGACCCATGCGAGCCTGACCAGCCGCTCTGATGAACAGATCCGCTCGGAGTTGCAGCAAAGTGAAGATGCGCTGGTGGAAGTAGCCAATTATCGCCCCCACCTCATCCGCCCTCCGTATGGGGCCATCAATGCGCGCATCAAACAATTGATGTTCAGCGAGTTTGGTTACTCGACGATCATGTGGTCTGTGGACCCGCAGGACTGGCGTCGGCCAGGAGTGTCTGTAGTGACCAGTCGTCTGGTGAACGGAGCGCATCCCGGTGCGATCATGCTGGCCCATGACATCCATCCACCCACCATCGAAGCGATGCCGGCGATGTTTGATCAGTTACTGGCCAAGGGTTATCAGTTTGTCACGGTGAGCCAGCTTCTAAACATGGAGAAGGCGAATATGCCAGTGGGCATGGTCATCCGGCCAGCGATGGCTGTGGATGACGCAGATCCAGCTCCGCTGCCACAGTAA
- a CDS encoding phosphodiester glycosidase family protein yields MESLTPLDSRPSSSPVKKKGAKNRGCLKALLFLGLAAGVALWIAGVFFFNLDSNLVALSVRDSKEPLLIRGGGGIWKAAPKITAAEIRQGLIERHAEQGMRWSTLKIKRGEGSMAKVAHQILGAEVHVITFSPEHFEFMTSYEKQPKFAVTTAANRMAEDNLWFSITANFRDPKGKPLGWVWHEGVQVNGAFPEWSGCFFVKGGRPYFGPKSLLDDVPGPIEEGTQGYPSVMKNHTTFSYVSMKPDQFFDGSKITYRSLAGMRKDGTIIFIVSGDGGVMNVAEVTEIARKLEVQHATLLDGGRALQYSIRTEDGPWHFTALNTRLKLNHRWFEQQLSPVFIGVRRRAPNIIRVPLPQ; encoded by the coding sequence ATCTTTGACTCCGCTGGATTCCCGCCCATCATCCTCCCCTGTGAAGAAGAAGGGTGCAAAAAATCGAGGTTGCCTCAAGGCGCTGCTATTTCTAGGGCTGGCTGCAGGCGTAGCGCTTTGGATAGCGGGGGTCTTCTTTTTCAATCTGGATAGCAATCTGGTGGCCCTCAGTGTGCGCGATTCGAAAGAGCCACTACTCATCCGCGGAGGTGGTGGGATCTGGAAAGCAGCTCCCAAGATCACCGCAGCGGAAATTCGTCAGGGGCTTATTGAGCGCCATGCGGAACAAGGCATGCGCTGGTCCACCCTAAAGATCAAGCGTGGAGAGGGATCGATGGCAAAGGTCGCTCATCAGATCCTGGGGGCAGAAGTGCATGTCATCACCTTTTCGCCCGAGCATTTCGAGTTCATGACGAGCTACGAAAAGCAGCCTAAGTTTGCTGTTACCACCGCAGCAAACAGGATGGCTGAAGACAATCTGTGGTTTTCCATCACCGCCAATTTCCGTGATCCCAAAGGCAAACCGCTGGGCTGGGTCTGGCATGAGGGGGTGCAGGTCAATGGAGCCTTTCCAGAATGGAGCGGGTGTTTTTTTGTCAAAGGTGGCCGCCCTTACTTCGGCCCGAAGTCCCTGCTGGATGATGTGCCTGGTCCTATTGAGGAAGGCACCCAGGGCTATCCCTCTGTGATGAAAAATCACACGACCTTTTCCTATGTCTCCATGAAGCCAGATCAGTTCTTCGATGGCTCCAAAATCACCTACCGCTCCCTGGCAGGCATGAGAAAGGACGGCACGATCATTTTCATCGTATCCGGCGATGGCGGCGTGATGAATGTGGCTGAAGTCACCGAAATCGCCCGGAAGCTGGAGGTCCAGCACGCGACGCTGCTGGATGGAGGCCGTGCCCTGCAATACAGTATCCGTACGGAGGATGGTCCCTGGCATTTCACCGCCCTGAATACGCGGCTGAAGCTCAATCACCGCTGGTTTGAGCAGCAGCTTTCCCCCGTCTTTATCGGCGTCCGCCGCCGGGCACCCAATATCATCCGCGTTCCGCTTCCTCAGTGA
- the recR gene encoding recombination mediator RecR, whose translation MPALDYPPPLQRMIAQIRSLPGLGPRSAERLVLWLMQDGGRIEPLIDSLEELSARVQACDQCGFFIERDHECVLCESPKRNHRLICVVEQAADVLRLERSGAFSGLYHVLGGKLSPLDNITPEDLRIDPLMERVKILGVEEVILAVGSDVEGEATASYLGDMLRLEGIAVSRLAQGMPAGGGLDHVDELTLYQALNGRRRV comes from the coding sequence ATGCCTGCCCTAGATTACCCGCCGCCACTCCAGCGCATGATTGCCCAGATCCGCTCATTGCCAGGACTGGGGCCACGTAGTGCTGAAAGGCTGGTACTATGGCTGATGCAGGACGGCGGCAGGATCGAGCCCCTCATCGATAGTCTGGAAGAGCTGAGTGCCCGGGTTCAGGCCTGTGACCAATGCGGATTCTTCATTGAGCGAGATCACGAGTGTGTGCTGTGTGAGAGCCCGAAGAGGAATCATCGCCTCATCTGTGTGGTGGAGCAGGCGGCGGATGTGCTGAGGCTGGAGAGGTCCGGCGCATTTTCAGGCCTCTATCATGTGCTGGGGGGAAAACTTTCCCCGCTGGATAACATCACGCCGGAGGATTTGCGCATCGACCCACTCATGGAGCGGGTCAAAATCCTAGGCGTGGAGGAAGTGATCCTAGCCGTGGGAAGCGATGTGGAGGGAGAAGCAACGGCCAGTTATCTGGGAGATATGCTGCGGTTAGAGGGAATAGCAGTATCCAGACTGGCGCAGGGAATGCCTGCGGGGGGCGGTTTGGATCATGTGGATGAACTGACCTTATACCAGGCCCTGAATGGACGGCGGCGAGTATAA